A genomic segment from Toxotes jaculatrix isolate fToxJac2 chromosome 6, fToxJac2.pri, whole genome shotgun sequence encodes:
- the uox gene encoding uricase → MSSISLSAKVAPPSLQNPPPSVETPSSGNSKGTEARRTAGKGKEDTMATAADQSVEFVRTGYGKNTVKVLVIRRQGRHHFIIELKADVELTLRSRKDYLTGDNSDIIPTDTIKNTVHALAKIKGVKNIEQFSLDICNHFLTSFNHVLRAKVYMEEAPWRRLEKNGVEHAHAFIFSPEACRFCDVEQNLNGIPVVHSGVKNMKVLKTTQSGFEGFLRDRFTTLQETKDRCFCTSVYARWCYNTVRDVNFDAAWKCVKETIIEKFAGPYDMGEFSPSVQKTLYDTQVLVLKRIPEVDDIEIVMPNQHYFTIDMTKMGLTNKDEVLLPLDNPSGNITGTVRRKQQAKL, encoded by the exons ATGAGTTCCATTAGTCTGAGTGCAAAGGTAGCACCACCCTCTCTACAAAATCCTCCTCCATCAGTAGAGACACCTTCTTCTGGAAACAGCAAGGGGACTGAGGCCAGACGGACAGCAGGTAAAGGAAAGGAAGATACCATGGCAACTGCTGCAGATCAG agtgtggaGTTTGTGCGAACAGGCTATGGCAAGAACACAGTGAAAGTGCTGGTCATCAGGAGACAGGGGAGGCACCACTTCATCATCGAGCTGAAGGCTGACGTGGAGCTTACACTCAGATCACGCAAGGATTATCTAACTGGAGACAACTCAGACATCATCCCCACTGACACCATCAAGAACACTGTCCATGCCCTGGCCAAGATCAAGGGG GTAAAGAACATCGAGCAGTTTTCCCTGGACATCTGCAATCATTTCCTGACCTCTTTCAACCATGTGCTGAGGGCCAAGGTTTACATGGAGGAGGCTCCGTGGAGAAGGCTGGAGAAG aaTGGGGTGGAACATGCTCATGCATTTATCTTCAGCCCAGAGGCTTGCCGCTTCTGCGATGTTGAACAGAATCTCAATG GTATCCCAGTGGTTCACAGTGGAGTGAAGAACATGAAGGTGCTTAAAACCACCCAGTCTGGTTTTGAGGGTTTCCTCCGAGACCGCTTCACTACTCTGCAAGAGACCaaagacaggtgtttctgcacTTCCGTCTATGCGAGGTGGTGCTACAACACGGTTCGGGATGTCAACTTTGACGCTGCATG GAAGTGTGTGAAGGAGACAATTATTGAGAAGTTTGCTGGCCCCTACGACATGGGAGAGTTCTCACCTTCTGTGCAGAAGACTCTTTATGACACACAGGTTCTGGTCCTGAAAAGAATTCCTGAG GTGGATGACATAGAGATTGTCATGCCCAACCAGCATTATTTCACCATAGACATGACGAAAATGGGTCTGACCAACAAAGATGAA GTACTTCTTCCCCTGGATAACCCCTCAGGGAACATCACAGGGACCGTGCGCAGGAAACAGCAAGCTAAGCTGTGA
- the samd13 gene encoding sterile alpha motif domain-containing protein 13 codes for MKNYSVTDSGMEDKANGSVDTKSPVENGQMPDPANWGVSDVVNYFKATGFEEQATAFQDQEIDGKSLLLMTRNDVLTGLSIKLGPALKIYEYHVKPLQTQHLKSNAS; via the exons ccGGCATGGAAGACAAGGCAAATGGCTCTGTTGACACCAAAAG cCCAGTGGAGAACGGTCAGATGCCGGACCCTGCCAACTGGGGGGTCTCTGATGTCGTCAATTATTTCAAAGCAACAGGGTTCGAGGAGCAAGCCACAGCTTTCCAAGATCAG GAAATCGATGGCAAGTCGCTGCTCCTGATGACGCGTAACGATGTCCTGACGGGCCTGTCGATAAAGCTCGGCCCTGCACTGAAGATCTATGAGTATCACGTGAAACCGCTGCAGACCCAGCACCTGAAGAGCAACGCCTCGTAG